A window of the Bradyrhizobium ottawaense genome harbors these coding sequences:
- a CDS encoding SGNH/GDSL hydrolase family protein encodes MPKPKSFFRVFTETGPLVALAVALALLLGIAGPASAQFFNFGNFGGPPQRPAPRSNGGPGGWFGGDFFAPFQQQAPQRRAVEDFSRAPAPAKHDTVPERNVLVLGDAMADWLAYGLEDAYTEQPDMGVIRKHKTVSGLIKYQPRGEPADWAAAAKGILATEKPDAIVVMLGLNDRTSIREPVVEKKADKKDDKDKKDARAKPDAKPGDAKPKPEAAADAAAKPDDKPVDTELSPDDAADNDTPPIIAPEKSARSPNGVYEFREERWVELYTKKIEEMVGILKSKGVPVLWVGLPAVRGAKGTADMLFLDALYRDVAGKAGITYVDVWDGFVDEAGRFLQKGPDFEGQIRQLRSYDGVYFTKPGARKLAHYVEREVTRLLASRSGPIALPTEPATPDANAEPGKPAPRPLAGPILPLVASSVGTDQLLGGPGTRPAAVDALAARTLVKGEPLAPPAGRADDFAWPRREIGREQAKGESPVASTGPDGTVSVTPGQKQLLLPQQPPQPQQKKQIRPAQAAPSIRDFFGGFGTAPRQVAPPPPRVPGPPGAPRPPANVGRSASVPDGSITR; translated from the coding sequence ATGCCGAAGCCAAAGTCGTTTTTTCGCGTATTCACCGAGACCGGCCCGCTGGTCGCGCTGGCGGTTGCGCTCGCGCTTCTGCTCGGGATCGCGGGCCCCGCTTCCGCGCAGTTCTTCAATTTCGGCAATTTCGGCGGCCCGCCGCAGCGTCCCGCGCCACGCAGCAATGGCGGCCCCGGCGGCTGGTTCGGCGGCGACTTCTTCGCACCGTTCCAGCAACAGGCCCCGCAACGGCGCGCCGTCGAGGATTTCTCCAGGGCACCGGCGCCCGCCAAGCACGACACCGTGCCGGAACGTAACGTGCTGGTGCTCGGCGACGCCATGGCCGACTGGCTCGCCTACGGCCTGGAAGACGCCTACACCGAGCAGCCCGACATGGGCGTGATCCGCAAGCACAAGACCGTGTCCGGCCTGATCAAGTATCAGCCGCGCGGCGAGCCGGCCGATTGGGCCGCCGCCGCCAAGGGAATCCTTGCCACCGAGAAGCCGGACGCCATCGTCGTCATGCTCGGCCTCAACGACCGCACTTCGATCCGCGAGCCGGTGGTGGAAAAGAAGGCCGACAAGAAGGACGACAAGGACAAGAAGGACGCGCGCGCCAAGCCGGATGCCAAACCGGGCGACGCCAAGCCCAAGCCGGAAGCTGCTGCCGACGCCGCGGCCAAGCCCGACGACAAGCCGGTCGATACCGAACTGTCGCCGGACGATGCCGCCGACAACGACACGCCGCCGATCATTGCGCCGGAGAAAAGCGCGCGCTCGCCGAACGGCGTCTACGAGTTCCGCGAGGAGCGCTGGGTCGAGCTCTACACCAAGAAGATCGAGGAGATGGTCGGCATCCTGAAATCCAAGGGCGTGCCGGTGCTGTGGGTCGGCCTGCCCGCGGTGCGCGGCGCCAAGGGAACGGCCGACATGCTGTTCCTCGACGCGCTGTATCGCGACGTCGCCGGCAAGGCCGGCATCACCTATGTCGATGTCTGGGATGGCTTCGTCGACGAGGCCGGCCGTTTCCTGCAAAAGGGTCCCGACTTCGAAGGCCAGATCCGCCAGTTGCGTTCCTACGACGGCGTCTATTTCACCAAGCCCGGCGCGCGCAAGCTCGCGCACTATGTCGAGCGTGAAGTGACGCGCCTGCTGGCCTCGCGTTCCGGGCCGATCGCGCTGCCGACCGAACCTGCGACGCCCGACGCCAATGCCGAACCCGGCAAGCCGGCACCGCGGCCGCTGGCCGGACCGATCCTGCCGCTGGTGGCTTCTTCCGTCGGCACCGATCAGTTGCTCGGCGGACCGGGGACGCGCCCCGCTGCCGTCGACGCGCTGGCCGCGCGCACGCTGGTGAAGGGCGAACCGCTGGCGCCGCCGGCCGGCCGCGCCGATGATTTCGCCTGGCCGCGCCGCGAAATCGGCCGCGAGCAGGCCAAGGGCGAGAGCCCGGTCGCGAGCACCGGGCCGGACGGAACGGTGTCCGTCACGCCCGGACAGAAACAGCTGCTGCTTCCGCAGCAACCTCCCCAGCCGCAGCAGAAGAAGCAAATTCGGCCGGCGCAGGCCGCCCCGTCGATTCGCGATTTCTTCGGAGGGTTCGGCACCGCGCCACGTCAGGTCGCGCCGCCGCCGCCGCGTGTGCCGGGCCCACCGGGCGCACCGCGTCCGCCGGCGAATGTCGGACGGTCGGCATCCGTGCCTGACGGAAGCATCACGCGGTAA
- a CDS encoding GNAT family N-acetyltransferase: MAHIPGLQIRRLTTSDAALYREIRLEALQKNPEAFGSTFEKESAQPLPWFEAALDRAAIFGAFLDGTLAGMAAYGVHESTKQAHKALLWSMYVRATARNLGLGKRLVGAVLDHARGRVEQVQLSVVSENESARRLYAVLGFVEYGYEKRALRQDGRYYDEVLMVKFLDDGSR, translated from the coding sequence GTGGCCCATATTCCCGGTCTTCAGATTCGTCGCCTGACGACGTCGGACGCCGCCCTTTACCGGGAGATCCGGCTGGAGGCTCTGCAAAAGAATCCCGAGGCGTTCGGCAGCACGTTCGAAAAAGAAAGCGCGCAACCGCTGCCATGGTTCGAAGCGGCCCTTGACCGCGCCGCTATTTTTGGTGCGTTCCTCGATGGGACGCTCGCCGGAATGGCCGCCTATGGCGTGCATGAAAGTACCAAGCAGGCGCATAAGGCGCTGCTCTGGAGCATGTATGTTCGGGCCACAGCTCGAAACTTGGGTCTCGGAAAGCGGCTTGTCGGCGCCGTTCTCGACCATGCGCGCGGGCGCGTGGAGCAGGTTCAACTCAGTGTGGTGAGCGAGAACGAATCGGCGCGCCGGCTTTATGCCGTGCTGGGATTCGTCGAATACGGCTATGAAAAGCGGGCGCTGAGGCAGGATGGGCGATATTACGACGAGGTTCTCATGGTCAAATTCCTCGACGACGGTTCACGTTGA
- a CDS encoding polysaccharide biosynthesis C-terminal domain-containing protein → MAVMDTQSANASPTGMVGRLRSRLRGLVGGSGEASVTRRLAGTIFIIRVISAVLAYCSQIVLARWMGGSDYGVYVYVWTWVLLLGSMMDFGISASAQKIIPEYRTRGEHALLRGFLSGSRWMTFAVSSAVSLGLAGIVKGLSPWIDANAIVPLYIGCLTLPAFVVANTQDGIARSHDWMRLGLMPQFIVRQSLIIGFTAGAFVLGFHLGATAAMLASAAAVWIAMIGQMIVLNRRLGGHIEPGAKAYDFRGWLAVSLPILLVESFYLLLSYTDVLVLQQFRSSEEVGVYFAVVKTLALVSFIHYAMSATTAHRFAEYHALGDKARLSAYVTHAIQWTFWPSLAATVALLALGKPLLWLFGPQFVVGYDIMFIAAVGLVVRSAIGPVERLLNMLGHQHICALAYALAFVMNVVLCVALVPRFGGHGAAAATSISLAFETVLLFWIVRRRLGLHVLAFGKR, encoded by the coding sequence GTGGCCGTGATGGATACGCAATCTGCCAACGCTTCGCCGACCGGTATGGTCGGCCGGCTGCGATCGCGGCTTCGCGGCCTTGTTGGCGGCTCGGGCGAAGCCTCCGTCACCCGGCGGCTGGCCGGCACGATCTTCATCATCCGTGTCATCAGCGCGGTGCTGGCCTATTGCTCGCAGATCGTGCTCGCGCGCTGGATGGGCGGTTCGGATTACGGCGTCTATGTCTATGTCTGGACCTGGGTACTGCTGCTCGGCAGCATGATGGATTTCGGCATCTCGGCGTCGGCGCAAAAGATCATTCCGGAGTATCGCACCCGCGGCGAGCACGCGCTGCTGCGCGGCTTCCTCTCCGGCAGCCGCTGGATGACGTTTGCGGTGTCTTCCGCGGTCTCGCTGGGGCTTGCCGGCATCGTCAAGGGGCTGTCACCGTGGATCGACGCCAACGCCATCGTTCCGCTCTATATCGGCTGCCTGACGCTGCCGGCCTTCGTCGTCGCCAATACCCAGGACGGCATTGCGCGTTCGCACGACTGGATGCGGCTCGGCCTGATGCCGCAATTCATCGTGCGCCAGTCGCTGATCATCGGTTTCACGGCCGGCGCCTTCGTGCTCGGATTTCATCTCGGCGCCACCGCCGCGATGCTGGCCAGCGCCGCCGCGGTCTGGATCGCGATGATCGGACAGATGATCGTGCTCAACCGCAGGCTCGGCGGCCATATCGAGCCGGGCGCAAAAGCCTATGACTTCCGCGGCTGGCTCGCGGTCTCGCTGCCGATCCTGCTGGTCGAGAGTTTCTATTTGCTGCTGTCCTACACCGACGTGCTGGTGCTGCAGCAATTCCGCTCCTCGGAGGAAGTCGGCGTCTATTTCGCCGTCGTCAAGACGCTGGCGCTGGTGTCCTTCATTCACTACGCGATGTCGGCGACGACGGCGCATCGTTTTGCCGAGTATCACGCGCTTGGCGACAAGGCGCGGCTGTCGGCCTACGTGACGCACGCGATCCAGTGGACGTTCTGGCCGTCGCTCGCCGCGACCGTGGCGCTGCTGGCGCTGGGCAAGCCGCTGTTGTGGCTGTTCGGGCCGCAATTCGTGGTCGGCTACGACATCATGTTCATCGCCGCTGTTGGCCTCGTGGTCCGCTCGGCGATCGGCCCGGTCGAGCGGCTGCTCAACATGCTCGGCCACCAGCACATCTGCGCACTGGCCTATGCGCTGGCCTTTGTCATGAACGTCGTGCTCTGCGTCGCGCTGGTGCCACGCTTCGGCGGCCACGGCGCCGCGGCCGCGACCTCGATCTCGCTGGCGTTCGAGACCGTGCTGCTGTTCTGGATCGTCCGGCGGCGGCTCGGACTGCACGTGCTGGCGTTCGGAAAGCGCTGA
- a CDS encoding IS481 family transposase, whose product MPWREVSVMDERHEFVRLAMQDGANRRELCRRFGIGPDVGYKWLRRWQAGDRDLVDRSRRPHVTPKRSEVATEARVLMVRDKHPAWGARKIAHCLKRDGMAVPVPSTVHQILCRNGRIKPTENAPPNPGHRFEKEAPNLLWQMDFKGHMPLTNGTDCHPLTMVDDHSRYVLCLKACANEQRLTVQDHLTATFRRYGLPDAFYTDNGSPWGDTSGVHWTGLKVWLLKLGVTVVHARPRHPQARGKNERFHRTLKDEVFAMRRFRNLPEVQQALDAWRIVYNLERPHEALGMDVPASRYRPSSRTMPDRLPKIEYDSREIVRTVSSTRHYISFKGRLWKVPQAFARERLAIRPLTREGLYGIFFASWQVASIDLTAGQGVSDVSEQVSAMSPG is encoded by the coding sequence ATGCCATGGCGAGAGGTGTCGGTGATGGATGAGCGGCACGAGTTTGTTCGGCTGGCTATGCAGGACGGGGCGAACCGGCGGGAACTGTGCCGCCGGTTCGGCATCGGTCCCGATGTTGGCTACAAGTGGCTGAGGCGCTGGCAGGCCGGCGATCGAGACCTCGTCGACCGCTCGCGCCGACCGCACGTCACTCCTAAACGCAGTGAAGTTGCGACCGAAGCCCGGGTGCTGATGGTGCGCGACAAACATCCGGCCTGGGGCGCCCGCAAGATTGCGCACTGCCTGAAGCGGGACGGGATGGCGGTGCCAGTGCCGTCCACGGTGCATCAGATCCTGTGCCGGAACGGCCGGATCAAACCAACGGAGAATGCGCCGCCGAATCCGGGACATCGCTTCGAGAAGGAAGCCCCAAATCTGTTGTGGCAGATGGACTTCAAAGGCCACATGCCATTGACCAACGGGACCGACTGCCACCCGCTGACCATGGTCGACGATCACTCCCGTTATGTGTTGTGCCTGAAGGCTTGTGCCAACGAACAACGGCTTACCGTGCAGGACCATCTGACAGCGACCTTCCGCCGTTATGGCTTGCCTGACGCCTTCTACACCGACAACGGCTCGCCATGGGGCGACACCTCAGGCGTACACTGGACCGGTCTCAAGGTTTGGCTGCTCAAGCTCGGCGTCACGGTGGTGCATGCCAGGCCACGTCATCCGCAGGCTCGCGGCAAGAACGAGCGCTTCCATCGCACGCTAAAGGACGAGGTGTTCGCCATGCGGCGCTTCCGTAACCTGCCGGAAGTGCAGCAGGCCCTCGATGCCTGGCGTATCGTGTACAATCTGGAACGGCCTCACGAGGCACTCGGCATGGACGTTCCTGCCAGCCGCTATCGGCCAAGTTCCCGCACCATGCCTGATCGGCTTCCAAAGATCGAATATGATAGCCGCGAGATCGTCCGCACCGTCTCGTCGACCCGGCATTATATCTCCTTCAAGGGGCGACTGTGGAAAGTCCCGCAGGCCTTCGCACGCGAGCGGCTCGCCATCAGGCCGCTCACGCGCGAAGGCCTGTATGGAATATTCTTTGCCAGCTGGCAGGTCGCATCGATCGACTTGACGGCAGGCCAAGGTGTCAGTGATGTTTCCGAACAGGTGTCGGCTATGTCCCCGGGCTAA
- a CDS encoding TauD/TfdA dioxygenase family protein — MTVTIRQLHPHFVGEVSGVDLRKALTPQEAADIEAGMDKYAVLLFRNQDITDEQQMAFALNFGERENPRGGNVVKPGDSRLQTGLNDVSNLGKDGKPLPRDSRVHLFNLGNCLWHSDSSFRPIPAKFSLLSARVVNPKGGNTEFADMRAAYDALDDDTKAEIEDMICEHSLMYSRGSLGFLDYTDEEKELFKPVLQRLVRTHPAHGRKSLYLSSHAGAIKGMTVPEARLLLRDLTEHATKPEFVYVHKWTVHDLIMWDNRQTMHRVRRYDQSQPRDMRRATVAGTVPTVAQQAAE; from the coding sequence ATGACGGTCACGATCCGGCAGCTTCACCCGCATTTCGTCGGCGAGGTTTCGGGCGTCGATTTGCGCAAAGCCCTGACACCGCAGGAGGCGGCCGACATCGAAGCCGGCATGGACAAATACGCCGTGCTGCTGTTTCGCAATCAGGACATCACCGACGAACAGCAAATGGCGTTCGCGCTGAATTTCGGCGAGCGGGAAAATCCGCGCGGCGGCAATGTCGTCAAGCCGGGGGATTCGCGGCTCCAGACCGGGCTCAACGACGTCTCCAACCTCGGCAAGGACGGCAAGCCGCTGCCGCGCGACAGCCGCGTGCATCTGTTCAACCTCGGCAACTGCTTGTGGCATTCCGACAGTTCGTTCCGCCCGATCCCGGCCAAATTCTCGCTGTTGTCGGCGCGCGTGGTGAACCCGAAGGGCGGCAACACCGAGTTCGCCGACATGCGCGCGGCCTATGACGCGCTCGACGACGACACCAAGGCCGAGATCGAGGACATGATCTGCGAACATTCGCTGATGTATTCGCGCGGATCGCTCGGCTTCCTCGACTACACCGACGAGGAAAAGGAGCTGTTCAAGCCGGTGCTGCAGCGGCTGGTCCGCACGCACCCGGCGCATGGCCGCAAGTCGCTGTATTTGTCATCCCATGCCGGCGCCATCAAGGGCATGACCGTGCCGGAGGCGCGGCTGTTGCTGCGCGATCTCACCGAGCACGCGACCAAGCCGGAATTCGTCTATGTCCACAAATGGACGGTGCACGACCTCATCATGTGGGACAACCGCCAGACCATGCACCGCGTCCGCCGCTACGACCAGTCGCAGCCCCGCGACATGCGCCGCGCCACGGTCGCCGGCACCGTGCCCACGGTGGCGCAGCAGGCGGCGGAGTAA
- a CDS encoding IS481 family transposase, translating to MELNLHANATTTPKTRGYIQRSRKSVVQLAAELGVSETTIRRWRGRTTVADRSHQPRNLTTSLSAVEERAVCELRTSLQLPLDDIVEVMQRCINAKLSRSAIHRCLQRNGISRRPKPDKPKAGVFETASVGFIHIDLKHLPALQRRTSYAFVAIDRATRYVYVEIHSRRDSETAAGFLQRFLAHFPHDVHTILTDNGAEFTDRFAVDKKNKPPGRPSGSHPFDRLCKQHGIDHRLTKPYHPQTNGLVERFNRRIAEAIGREEKRGSARRTFADHADRDAFLGKFVHDYNRTRLKCLGYKAPIQALTNLPGPNTNAGTHTALLSRERQDG from the coding sequence ATGGAACTGAACCTGCACGCCAATGCTACGACGACGCCAAAGACGCGCGGCTACATCCAGCGCAGCAGGAAATCAGTCGTCCAATTGGCCGCGGAACTCGGGGTTAGCGAGACCACCATTCGTCGCTGGCGCGGACGAACGACGGTCGCGGACCGCTCGCATCAGCCGCGCAACCTGACGACCAGCCTGTCGGCTGTGGAAGAGAGGGCGGTTTGCGAGCTGCGGACGTCGCTGCAATTGCCGCTGGATGACATCGTCGAGGTGATGCAGCGCTGCATTAATGCCAAGCTATCCCGCAGCGCCATCCACCGCTGTCTGCAGCGAAATGGGATTAGTCGGCGTCCCAAGCCGGACAAGCCAAAGGCCGGCGTCTTCGAGACCGCCAGTGTTGGGTTCATCCATATCGACCTCAAGCATCTGCCGGCCCTGCAGCGTCGCACGAGTTATGCCTTTGTCGCCATCGATCGCGCCACTCGCTACGTCTATGTCGAGATCCACTCCAGGCGGGACAGCGAGACTGCGGCCGGCTTCCTCCAGCGCTTCCTGGCCCACTTCCCGCATGATGTTCACACCATCCTGACCGACAATGGCGCCGAGTTCACCGACCGCTTCGCCGTCGACAAGAAGAACAAGCCGCCCGGTCGGCCTTCCGGCAGTCATCCCTTTGATCGGCTCTGCAAGCAACACGGCATCGACCATCGCCTGACCAAGCCCTACCACCCGCAGACCAACGGTTTGGTCGAGCGCTTCAATCGCCGCATCGCCGAAGCCATCGGCCGCGAGGAAAAGCGCGGCAGCGCCCGCCGCACATTCGCCGACCATGCCGATCGCGACGCCTTCCTCGGCAAGTTCGTCCACGATTACAATCGAACCCGCCTCAAATGCCTTGGATACAAGGCCCCCATCCAGGCCCTCACCAATCTTCCGGGACCAAACACGAACGCAGGGACCCATACCGCGTTGCTCTCGCGAGAGCGGCAGGACGGCTGA
- a CDS encoding protein-disulfide reductase DsbD domain-containing protein, with translation MIVLVPLRAALGAAAILSVACAASEVRAEDASPWQRDAHSAVRLLAGSRSGTVLLGGVSIQLQQGWHTYWRTPGDSGVPPRFDFSKSDNIEAVTVLWPAPRKFDDGAGGTSLGYVKQIVLPLRIVAKNADKPVTLRASINYAVCEKLCIPVDASAELAFASVASTEDGTLSEALNAVPKPANVGDPNPLTVLDVKRDGKTSVLVDVAAPDTNDLSLFVEGPTPDWALPVPKLLEHGPPGIKRFAFELDGLPPGATADGAALKLTLVGGDRAYEFNVNLN, from the coding sequence ATGATCGTCCTGGTTCCGCTCCGCGCCGCGCTCGGCGCCGCCGCCATTTTGTCCGTCGCATGCGCCGCGTCAGAGGTTCGCGCCGAGGATGCCTCGCCGTGGCAACGCGACGCACATTCCGCGGTCCGGCTGCTGGCGGGATCGCGCAGCGGCACGGTGCTGCTCGGCGGCGTATCCATTCAGTTGCAGCAGGGCTGGCATACCTATTGGCGGACGCCCGGCGATTCCGGAGTTCCGCCGCGCTTCGACTTTTCGAAATCGGACAATATCGAGGCGGTCACCGTGCTGTGGCCGGCGCCGCGCAAATTCGACGACGGCGCCGGCGGCACATCGCTCGGCTACGTCAAGCAGATCGTGTTGCCGCTGCGGATCGTGGCCAAAAATGCCGACAAGCCGGTGACGCTTCGCGCCAGCATCAATTACGCGGTGTGCGAAAAGCTCTGCATTCCCGTCGATGCCAGTGCCGAGCTCGCCTTTGCCAGCGTCGCCAGCACCGAGGACGGTACGCTGTCGGAAGCGCTCAACGCGGTGCCGAAACCTGCCAATGTCGGCGACCCCAATCCGCTCACCGTCCTCGACGTCAAACGCGACGGCAAGACCAGCGTGCTGGTGGATGTCGCCGCACCCGACACCAACGACCTCAGCCTGTTCGTCGAAGGGCCGACCCCCGACTGGGCGCTGCCGGTCCCAAAACTCCTCGAGCACGGTCCGCCCGGGATCAAGCGATTTGCCTTTGAGCTCGACGGGCTGCCGCCCGGCGCCACCGCCGATGGCGCCGCGCTCAAGCTGACGCTGGTCGGCGGCGACCGGGCGTACGAGTTCAATGTCAATTTGAATTGA
- a CDS encoding YqgE/AlgH family protein: MSPEGKTPKRGRRKPAGVGDNSPDAGYLDGQLLIAMPVMGDPRFERSVIYMCAHSPEGAMGIIVNRPAGSIDFPGLLVQLDIIKRGDQIALPETAETMKVLKGGPVDTGRGFVLHSSDFFIKDATLNIDDGICLTATVDILKAIAKGTGPKHAILALGYAGWAPGQLEDEIQHNGWLHCDADPDLIFGADVDEKYQRALRKIGIDPGMLSNEAGHA; the protein is encoded by the coding sequence ATGAGCCCTGAAGGCAAGACACCGAAGCGGGGTCGCCGCAAGCCGGCCGGCGTGGGCGACAATTCGCCCGATGCCGGCTATCTCGACGGCCAATTGCTGATCGCCATGCCGGTCATGGGCGATCCGCGGTTCGAGCGTTCCGTGATCTACATGTGCGCGCATTCGCCCGAGGGGGCGATGGGCATCATCGTCAACCGCCCGGCGGGCAGCATCGATTTCCCGGGCTTGCTGGTGCAGCTCGATATCATCAAGCGCGGCGACCAGATCGCGCTGCCGGAAACCGCCGAGACCATGAAGGTGCTGAAGGGCGGTCCGGTCGATACCGGCCGCGGCTTCGTGCTGCATTCGAGCGATTTCTTCATCAAGGATGCGACGCTGAACATCGACGACGGCATCTGCCTGACCGCGACCGTCGACATCCTCAAGGCGATCGCCAAGGGCACCGGACCGAAGCACGCGATCCTGGCGCTGGGCTATGCGGGCTGGGCACCCGGGCAACTGGAAGACGAAATCCAGCACAATGGCTGGCTGCATTGCGACGCCGATCCGGACCTGATCTTCGGCGCCGATGTCGACGAAAAATACCAGCGTGCGCTGCGCAAGATCGGGATCGATCCGGGCATGCTGTCGAACGAGGCCGGGCACGCGTAG
- a CDS encoding SDR family NAD(P)-dependent oxidoreductase — protein sequence MSEFKQLSRSVKGLTVLVTGAASGMGRATARVFAAEGANVAVTDISLEPTQAVADAITATGGKAKAWKLDVADRNEITTVVNDVAKHFGGLDIVVNNAGISVRVAIDDDGYEEAWAKGLAVMLTAHPRIIRAALPYLRKSKCPRIVNIASTEALGATALHSPYSAAKAGVAGLTRSLAVELGRDGITVNCICPGPITTAITARISDEHKAIYARRRTALNRYGDPEEVAHMTLSLCLPAASFLTGAVIPVDGGLMARNA from the coding sequence ATGTCGGAATTCAAACAGCTCAGCCGTTCGGTCAAAGGCCTGACCGTTCTCGTTACCGGTGCCGCCAGCGGCATGGGGCGCGCCACCGCGCGGGTGTTCGCTGCCGAAGGCGCCAACGTCGCCGTTACCGATATCAGCCTCGAGCCCACGCAGGCTGTGGCCGATGCGATCACGGCAACCGGCGGCAAGGCGAAAGCCTGGAAGCTCGACGTCGCCGACCGCAACGAGATCACGACAGTCGTCAACGACGTCGCCAAGCATTTCGGCGGACTCGACATCGTCGTCAACAATGCCGGCATCTCGGTGCGGGTCGCGATCGACGATGACGGCTATGAAGAGGCCTGGGCCAAGGGGCTGGCGGTGATGCTGACCGCGCATCCGCGTATCATCCGCGCCGCGCTACCGTACTTGCGCAAATCGAAATGCCCGCGGATCGTCAATATCGCATCCACTGAAGCGCTCGGCGCCACCGCCCTGCACAGCCCCTATTCTGCCGCGAAGGCCGGCGTCGCCGGCCTGACGCGTTCGCTCGCGGTCGAACTCGGGCGCGACGGCATCACCGTCAACTGCATCTGCCCGGGCCCGATCACCACGGCCATCACCGCCCGAATCTCGGACGAGCACAAGGCGATCTATGCCAGGCGCCGCACCGCGCTTAACCGTTACGGCGATCCCGAGGAGGTCGCCCACATGACGCTGAGCCTGTGCCTGCCGGCGGCGTCGTTCCTGACCGGCGCGGTGATTCCGGTGGACGGCGGGCTGATGGCGCGCAACGCCTGA
- a CDS encoding CsbD family protein translates to MDKDRIAGAAKDFAGKAEGVVGNMTGDAKTQAEGRAREAAGAVQNLYGQAKDAVSDATDAAVNYAKDAYDNRGDTIRGGRKAVAQTVQENPLGALLIAGGIGFALALMMTRPPRRPPQRWRYYG, encoded by the coding sequence ATGGACAAGGATCGGATCGCCGGTGCGGCGAAGGATTTCGCCGGCAAGGCCGAAGGCGTTGTCGGTAACATGACAGGCGACGCGAAGACGCAAGCCGAGGGTCGTGCACGCGAAGCGGCGGGCGCGGTGCAGAATTTGTACGGCCAGGCCAAGGATGCGGTGAGCGACGCCACCGACGCCGCCGTCAACTACGCCAAGGACGCCTATGACAACCGTGGCGATACCATCCGCGGCGGCCGGAAGGCGGTCGCGCAGACCGTGCAGGAAAATCCGCTCGGCGCGCTCTTGATCGCGGGCGGGATCGGATTTGCGCTGGCATTGATGATGACGCGTCCGCCGCGTCGTCCGCCGCAGCGCTGGCGGTATTACGGCTGA
- a CDS encoding SDR family NAD(P)-dependent oxidoreductase: protein MNELDFSGKQVLVVGGSSGIGNGIAQAFCAKGARAAVCGTRAAAADYSAAEGSDLAGLDYFQLDVSNSQAIDTFKPPFEKLDVLVLAQGAVIYRRGEFQMDGFRKVMEVNLMSLMACATKFQAMLSAAKGSLIIVSSTAAYHSTMGNPAYNASKTGAVGLTRTLGEAWAENGIRVNGIAPGLVDTKMTKATTANPKRLEGAIERIPLKRLGTPADMAGAALFLASPLSSYIIGQTLVVDGGLIL, encoded by the coding sequence ATGAACGAACTGGATTTCAGCGGCAAGCAGGTGCTGGTGGTCGGCGGCTCCAGCGGCATCGGCAATGGCATCGCGCAGGCGTTCTGTGCCAAGGGCGCGCGGGCGGCGGTGTGCGGCACCCGCGCGGCGGCAGCTGACTACTCCGCTGCCGAAGGCTCGGATCTCGCAGGGCTCGATTATTTTCAGCTCGACGTCAGCAATTCGCAGGCGATCGATACCTTCAAGCCGCCGTTCGAGAAGCTCGACGTGCTGGTGCTGGCGCAGGGTGCGGTGATTTACCGCCGCGGCGAATTCCAGATGGACGGCTTTCGAAAAGTTATGGAAGTCAATCTGATGAGCCTGATGGCGTGTGCGACCAAATTCCAGGCGATGCTGAGCGCAGCCAAAGGCTCGCTGATCATCGTCAGTTCGACCGCGGCCTATCATTCCACCATGGGCAATCCGGCCTACAACGCTTCCAAGACCGGCGCGGTCGGGTTGACGCGTACGCTCGGCGAGGCCTGGGCCGAGAACGGAATTCGCGTCAACGGCATCGCGCCCGGCCTGGTCGACACCAAGATGACCAAGGCGACAACGGCCAATCCGAAGCGCCTCGAAGGCGCGATCGAGCGGATCCCGCTAAAACGGCTCGGCACTCCCGCCGACATGGCCGGCGCCGCATTGTTCCTGGCCTCGCCGCTGTCGTCCTACATCATCGGCCAGACGCTGGTGGTCGATGGCGGGTTGATACTCTGA